The DNA segment aacaattaattttttaaatacccagttttataattatttatctaattatttacaaaaatatcattaattaattaaatagtatttattataataataataataaaatagttgtgAATTGAATGTATATAGAATAAAAAGGTATCCAACTATGTATTTTCCTGTTAATATACAGtgattgtatgattttttttctttctctgtcaCATTCTGTGTCTAGAAGGATTACCACGTGTGGTCGTCGCATTCTGAATCAATTGGACTGAAAGAGTGTCTCTCTTTGAAAGCAATGTGTTGAATAACTGACTCATGAATGGTACACGTTACTGTCATATGTGAAAGCACAAATTGTGCTAACAACTGTTTTCTGCACTATGAGAAGCAACCCTTGAAGAGCCCTTCACCACTATAAATTACCTGCATTCGCCATTGCCTTTACTCCAAACAAAACCACTTCAATCTAAACCCAATATTACCTCTCATTACAAAATGAGTTCATTTAGCCAAAACAACCATCTTTTACTTCTGCTCCTTCTTTTCACTGTGTGGACATGCCATGTAATGTCTCGCAGGTTGCCTCAGGCAACCTCGTCAGAGAGACATGAGAACTGGATGGCACAGTATGGTAAGGTTTACAAGGATGCTGCTGAGAAAGAAAAACGTTTCCAAATATTCAAGAACAATGTGCAGTTCATTGAATCTTTCAATGCTGCTGGGGACAAATCTTTCAACCTTAGCATCAACCAATTTGCAGACCTACATAATGAAGAGTTTAAGGCATTACTAAATAATGGTCAGAAGAATGCAAATAGGGTTGGGACAGTAACAGAAACATCGTTTAGGTATGACAATATAACTAAGGTTCCTGCTAGCATGGACTGGAGGAAAAGAGGTGCTGTTACTCCAATCAAGGACCAAGGCGGATGTGGTATGTATTTATACACTATACAATTCATTCTGTTTATTACTAATAACTCTGTCATTCATTCTACTTTCATGCTCAACCCTTTCAAGCAATTCCTGTGCTGATGTcaactttgtttttgtttgtaaaatCAGGTAGTTGCTGGGCGTTTTCAACTGTGGCTACGATCGAGGGTCTCCACCAAATAACTACAGGTGAACTGGTGTCCCTATCAGAACAAGAACTGGTGGATTGTGTTAAAGGAAAGAGTGAAGGATGCAAAGGTGGTTTTATGGAGGATGCCTTTGAATTTGTTGCGAAGAAAGGAGGATTAGCAACTGAAGAATATTACCCCTACAGGGAAAGCAATAAGACTTGTAAAGTCAAGAAGGAAGGTCATGGTGTTGCTGAGATTAAAGGGTATGAGAATGTTACTGCTAACAGTGAAAAAGCACTGCTGAAAGCCGTGGCACATCAACCAGTATCAGTCTATATTAACGGCGGAGATTCTGCTTTCCAATTCTACTCAAGTGGGATATTTACAGGGAAGTGTGGAACTAATCTAAACCATGCTGTTGCAGTAGTTGGTTATGGGAAAGCTCGTGGTGCTGGTAAGTATTGGCTAGTAAAGAATTCATGGGGAACTGAATGGGGTGAGAAAGGGTACATGAGGATGAAGAGAGATATACGTGCCAAGGAAGGTTTATGTGGAATTGCTATGAATGCTGCTTATCCTATTGCTTAGGTACTTTAAAGTATATGCATGCATTTTGGATCtctctcatcttcatcttcttttctaGTTATCTATTGTTCCTATtaagttgtttgtttttgttttctgtgcTGTCTATGTAATCGTTtagtttttccaaaataatgtaatataagtTTGATAACTTGTAATATTTtacctgtttttttttttttttttttttttttttttttttttttttttttttttttttttatggttgttTAGtgtattaatttgtaaaagttacTGTTTACTACCAATGAGTGGTTCATGGTCTACATGAGaccataataaataaacaactatcccaaaacttaattattgacacattttctattttattaatttaattgttagtatttatatatcatataaaacGATATTTATTTCACAAAACGTCagataaattttttcttaattttataaatcaagATTATATGCTCGAATTATGTATCTAAAAAAATGTCAGAAGAGTTTGTATCATATgccatgaaagaaaaaatagctCTATATGCCTTAGTTTCTTAATATGAATGGTATGTATATTTAGCTCACAAGATGTGTGAGATATGGTGGAGCAAAACGAGAAATGGTTTAAGGCTTTGTTAGAAGTTCGAAGGATTGTTTTGTAAAAGAGTGAAATATCATTTTGATGTTCGTATCGTGAGACACTTGATGATGATGTATGTTTGAAAACTTTCTAGTGCAAGGCAAAATTGAcctgttgataaaaaaaaaaaaggcaattTTTTCCATAAATGAGCTTTCTAGATTCAAAtac comes from the Vigna radiata var. radiata cultivar VC1973A chromosome 2, Vradiata_ver6, whole genome shotgun sequence genome and includes:
- the LOC106755688 gene encoding senescence-specific cysteine protease SAG39-like — encoded protein: MSSFSQNNHLLLLLLLFTVWTCHVMSRRLPQATSSERHENWMAQYGKVYKDAAEKEKRFQIFKNNVQFIESFNAAGDKSFNLSINQFADLHNEEFKALLNNGQKNANRVGTVTETSFRYDNITKVPASMDWRKRGAVTPIKDQGGCGSCWAFSTVATIEGLHQITTGELVSLSEQELVDCVKGKSEGCKGGFMEDAFEFVAKKGGLATEEYYPYRESNKTCKVKKEGHGVAEIKGYENVTANSEKALLKAVAHQPVSVYINGGDSAFQFYSSGIFTGKCGTNLNHAVAVVGYGKARGAGKYWLVKNSWGTEWGEKGYMRMKRDIRAKEGLCGIAMNAAYPIA